The following are encoded together in the Cicer arietinum cultivar CDC Frontier isolate Library 1 chromosome 2, Cicar.CDCFrontier_v2.0, whole genome shotgun sequence genome:
- the LOC101504122 gene encoding GDSL esterase/lipase At2g30310-like, with protein MAYTIHFIFLIQICTININVATSNNFSSRQKFSSILVFGDSTVDTGNNNYIKTLGKGNHLPYGKDFPSHVPNGRFSNGKLVIDFLASKLNLKDTIPPFLDPNLTNEEILTGVSFASGGSGFDDLTIVLSGAISMSKQIEYFKDYVAKVKCVVGEKEAKQRIENALVIISVGANDFVFNFYDFPTRRFEFNISGYQDYTQSRLQIFIEELYELGCRKFAVTGLPAIGCIPLQITAKFVSLKDRKCVENENLEAKVYNQKLAKRLLQMQATLPGSRVIYTNVYDPFIRLINHPQKYGFKETNKGCCGSGLFEVTPLCNELTPVCDDASKYVFWDSVHPTEATYQYVANYFEMEVLPKF; from the exons ATGGCTTATACAATCcactttatctttttaatccaaATTTGCACCATTAACATTAATGTTGCTACAAGCAATAACTTTTCTTCTAGACAAAAATTCTCATCCATTCTAGTCTTTGGTGATTCAACAGTAGACACAGGCAACAACAACTACATCAAAACATTGGGCAAAGGAAATCATTTACCATATGGAAAAGATTTTCCTAGTCATGTACCAAATGGTAGATTCTCTAATGGAAAATTGGTTATTGATTTCCTTGCATCTAAACTAAACCTCAAAGACACTATCCCTCCTTTTTTGGATCCAAATCTAACAAATGAAGAGATTCTAACTGGTGTTAGCTTTGCATCTGGTGGATCGGGTTTCGATGATTTGACAATAGTTTTATCTGGTGCCATATCAATGTCCAAACAAATTGAATATTTCAAAGATTATGTTGCAAAGGTTAAATGTGTTGTAGGGGAAAAAGAAGCTAAACAAAGAATTGAAAATGCTTTGGTTATTATTAGTGTTGGAGCTAATGactttgttttcaatttttatgacTTTCCAACTAGAAGATTTGAGTTTAATATTAGTGGATATCAAGATTATACTCAGAGTAGgcttcaaatcttcattgaG GAATTATACGAGCTTGGATGCAGAAAATTTGCTGTGACTGGGCTTCCAGCAATTGGTTGCATACCTCTTCAAATAACAGCCAAGTTTGTAAGTTTAAAGGATAGGAAATGTGTGGAGAATGAAAATTTAGAGGCTAAGGTTTATAACCAAAAATTGGCAAAGCGATTACTTCAAATGCAAGCAACTCTTCCAGGAAGCAGAGTTATTTATACAAACGTCTATGATCCCTTTATTCGCCTTATTAATCATCCTCAAAAATATG GTTTCAAGGAAACGAACAAAGGGTGTTGTGGAAGTGGCTTATTTGAAGTAACTCCACTGTGTAATGAACTCACACCGGTGTGTGATGACGcttcaaaatatgtattttgggACAGTGTGCATCCAACTGAAGCAACCTACCAATATGTTGCTAACTACTTCGAAATGGAAGTCTTGCCAAAGTTCTAA